In Oscillospiraceae bacterium, a single genomic region encodes these proteins:
- the rpsB gene encoding 30S ribosomal protein S2: MPVVSMKQLLECGVHFGHQTRRWNPKMAKFIYAERNGIHIIDLAKTVKKLEEAYNFVRDISANGQTLLMVGTKKQAADAIKEEAERANILYVNARWLGGMLTNFSTMRRSFDRIAQIKRMEEDGTFDMLTKKEVIRLRNEAMRLDKYLGGVKEMRKMPGAVFIIDPRKERNAVLEARKLGIPIVAIADTNCDPDEIDYPIPGNDDAIRAIKLICHTMANAVLEGRQGEQHEAEASASAATPVEPVAEVVVEPKKEVAEAVEEKGEQA, encoded by the coding sequence ATGCCTGTCGTATCAATGAAACAATTGCTTGAATGCGGTGTCCATTTTGGACATCAAACCCGCCGTTGGAATCCAAAAATGGCGAAGTTTATTTATGCCGAACGCAACGGCATCCACATCATTGACTTAGCAAAGACTGTTAAGAAGTTGGAAGAAGCGTATAATTTTGTGCGTGACATCTCGGCAAATGGCCAGACGTTATTGATGGTTGGCACAAAAAAACAAGCTGCCGACGCCATTAAAGAAGAGGCAGAGCGCGCCAATATCTTGTATGTCAACGCTCGTTGGTTGGGCGGTATGCTGACTAATTTCTCGACCATGCGCCGCAGTTTTGACCGAATTGCGCAAATCAAGCGTATGGAAGAAGACGGCACGTTTGATATGTTGACTAAAAAGGAAGTTATTCGCTTGCGCAATGAGGCTATGCGGTTGGATAAATACCTTGGCGGCGTCAAAGAAATGCGCAAAATGCCGGGCGCGGTGTTTATCATCGACCCGCGCAAGGAGCGCAATGCTGTGTTGGAAGCGCGCAAACTGGGTATTCCCATTGTTGCCATTGCTGATACAAACTGCGACCCCGATGAGATTGATTATCCCATCCCGGGCAATGATGATGCCATCCGTGCTATTAAACTAATTTGCCACACCATGGCAAACGCTGTGTTGGAAGGTCGTCAAGGTGAACAGCATGAGGCTGAAGCTTCGGCATCTGCCGCTACACCAGTGGAGCCCGTTGCGGAAGTTGTTGTTGAACCGAAAAAAGAAGTCGCTGAGGCAGTCGAAGAAAAAGGAGAACAAGCATAA
- a CDS encoding class I SAM-dependent methyltransferase, producing MIVGHLKGYKLWKNKLAQRFKRRRFGKMMDVLDLSADGRLKILEVGCSNGRDALQFLADGEKYACWGVDIKTKPIEQDNVTVVQADVASLPFEDNFFDVVITIGLLEHIEPMESLACAIAELARVGKHQLSVVPSISTLIEPHSGKFRLPLRLQKERIAAEGGQSPLCLNFLSEHTWTKFAGFADCKVKRFYYLFPFIKNTLIYK from the coding sequence ATGATTGTCGGACACTTGAAAGGCTATAAGCTTTGGAAAAATAAGTTGGCACAGCGTTTTAAGCGCCGCCGGTTTGGCAAAATGATGGATGTGCTTGATTTGTCAGCAGATGGTAGGCTGAAAATTCTGGAAGTTGGCTGTTCCAATGGACGGGATGCGTTACAATTTCTCGCCGACGGTGAAAAATACGCCTGCTGGGGTGTTGACATCAAGACAAAGCCTATAGAGCAGGACAATGTGACGGTTGTGCAGGCTGATGTGGCGTCATTGCCATTTGAGGATAATTTTTTTGATGTTGTGATTACTATTGGGCTATTGGAACATATCGAGCCAATGGAGAGCTTGGCCTGTGCCATTGCCGAATTAGCGCGAGTAGGCAAGCATCAGTTGTCGGTCGTGCCGTCAATTTCTACGTTGATTGAGCCGCATTCTGGAAAGTTTCGGTTGCCACTACGTCTGCAAAAAGAGAGAATTGCCGCTGAGGGCGGCCAGTCGCCGTTGTGCTTGAACTTCTTGTCAGAGCACACATGGACAAAGTTTGCAGGGTTTGCCGACTGCAAAGTCAAGCGGTTTTATTACCTTTTTCCATTTATTAAAAACACATTAATTTATAAATAA